DNA from Papio anubis isolate 15944 chromosome 1, Panubis1.0, whole genome shotgun sequence:
tgggggaaaggCCCTGCCTAGTGCCCTGGGGCTGTGTTCTCCAGGCACCTTGTCTGTGCACCACAGGGTCTTGAGGGGCTCTGGAGACGGGCGGCTCACCTGCCTGCCTCGTGCCCAGACCTGCGAGTGTGCCTGCCGGTGTCAGACAGAGGCGAGTTGGGACTTCATCCCTGAAATCAAGCAGGAGGGTAGGAATGTGAGCCTTGAAACCACCTTGTTTCTGTGTCGTTTCTGGGAGCAGTGATGTTGGCCATTGGGACACCTGCTGAGGGTCCTGTTTTCCCATCCGGGTGCTGGTGGGACAGAGGGAGGCTGTGACCTTCACCCAGCCTGTGCCGAGAGCTCCAGCCCCCCACAGCTTCCACAGCCCTGCCTGCCACCTCCCCCACACCAgaccctgccctcctgccctccctgcctgctTTGGGGAGGAGGCCGGGGATGGGTGGAGCTGATTTAGTCACAGGCCCTGCTTAGGCAGTGAGACCCCAGCACCCCCCCAGGTAAGGGTGCCTCGGGGGCCGGGTGGGGGTGGCTCCTCGGGGCTCCTCCTGGCCCTCTGGGGGCTGCGAAACTTTCGAGGCTGCACTTGTCCTTTTTGCAAGGCACTGCCAAGACGTGTGGCATTTCTGTGGGTCTCTGCAAGCACAGCGAAGCACACACGTGCTCCAGGGCTGGGGCTCTTCTCCTGGAGGGTGACCCTGGGAAAGGGTAGCCTTGCCCACCCAACCTTGGTCACCAGTGGCCATCCAACCCCGGGTGTCCCCATCCTCGGTTTGGGCTGAGGGCAGACTGCAGGCTGGCGTTGCAGAGGCAGCTGGGTAAAGTGTGGTCCCAGACAGGGACACAAGCTGGCAGTTACTGCGGGGGACCTGGGCCTGGGCTTAGGGACTGCCGCCCCTATCCAGATGCCTGATTGGGACCAGGGTGTGGGGCTGGGCCCTGCAGCGCCTGTCTTGCCTGGGCTGGAGCCCTGGAGCTGTGCGACCTGGGGCCAGAGTGTTCTGACAGCCTCACTCTCAGGGGCTGGATGCCCTTGGGCACTACAGTGGGTGCCTAGCAGACCGTGCTATAGACCATACCCTGCTCTGGGCGTCTGTGGACTCCCTGGGCTCCTGCCACCATGGTCACTGCCTCTCTTGGGAGcaagttccttttcttttcttttgttttctttctttctttctttttttttttgagatgcagttttactcttgttgcccaggttggagtgcagtggcacaatctcagctcactgcaagctccgcctcccaggttcaagcgattctccacctcagcctcctaagtagctgaggttacaggtacctggctaattttttatatttttattagagatagggtttcatcatgttggccaggctggtctcaaactcctgacctcgggtgatccacccgccttggccttccaaagtgcagggattacaggcgtgagccaccgcgcctggccgagaccaagctgctgctgctacttttttgtttgagacggaatcttgctttgtcgcccaggctggagtgcagtggtgtgatttcagctcactgcaagctccgcctcccggcttcacgtcattctcttgcctcagcctcccaagtagctgggactacaggcgcccaccaccatgcccagctaatttgtttttttgtatttttagtagcgacagggtttcactgtgttagccaggatggtctcgatctcctgacctcatgatccgcccgcctgggcctcccaaagtgctgggattacaggagtgagccacggtgCCAAGAGCAAGCTTCTGATGCTGGGGCCGCAAGGAGCTTCCCAGGCCAGGCAGGTTGCTGTCTCAGCGGCAGCCTGCAGCCTCCTCCCAGGATCCGGAGCAGGAGGGTGGCTGTCTTTTGCATTCAATCCGCTGGGCTGCTGCAGGGCTCCCGCAGAGCTGCTCCAAGGGGCCAAGAGAAGGAAGGACGCTGCCCCCAAGGACAGACGGGCAAGCTGGAGTCAGGAGAGGCCCAGCCGTGGCCCGCAGGCCTTGAGTCACTGCTTGGGGGAGCGTGAGGCAGGTATGGGAGGGGGCCAGGGAAGCCCTgcagcccccccacccccacccccggccccagGCAGCAGTGCCTCCGAGGCCTGGGCGGCAGGAAAGGGAGAGATGACGTCATTGCCGCCTGGAATCTGCTGTTTGGAGGCGTCGCCATGGAGACCGGAAGGCTCAGGGTGGGTAAAAATAGCAAACCCAAGAGGGTGTAAGTTCCAAGAACCCGAGTCTCTGAAAAGCGAGGCATACATGTTCTCGTTGCCTGGAGGACAGAGGGCCCAGGCTGGGAGTCTAGCGGGAGGGGCCGCTCGGGGCTGCTGGCTTGCAGCCACCCGCACGCGGTGTGTCCCCGCCACAGCCACCGAGAGCTTTGTCCCCGCGCAGGGTGTGGCGGGGGTGGCAGGCTCCCAGCAGGAGGCGTCTGCAAGCACGCTCCCTTCCTCTGCTTGGGCACCGCAGCCTGAGCCGAGGGCCGCTCTGCAGGGACTTTTCCTTCCTCGCAGAGGGGAAGCAGCCGTGGCCTGTGAGTCGCTGGGCTTCCCAGGCCTCATCCCGGCCGGAACTCCGTGCCTCCAGGCGGCCTCTGGTGGGGCGGGAGGGACCGGAGCTGGGGTTTTGCTGCCTGGGCGGAATGCTCTTTTCCTGCCCTGCTTCTGGAGGAGGAAAGGGGCGGCCGCCTGAGGAAAGCCTCCTGCACCCCAACCCTGTTCCTCTAGGGTGGTTTTCTAGCCAGGGAGCAGGATTTTCCTCCAGGCCAGGAGGTGGCTGTCCCGCTCCTTCTGGGCTCGGTCCCCGGAAACACCAGTACACACTCTCTGCACCTCCCTTCAGTGGTGTCCCAGTGTCCTCATGGGTCCCCCCAAGTCCCAGGCCGCAGAATACGGCAGGAGGCCCGAGGGCTCTG
Protein-coding regions in this window:
- the LOC101024957 gene encoding LOW QUALITY PROTEIN: uncharacterized protein LOC101024957 (The sequence of the model RefSeq protein was modified relative to this genomic sequence to represent the inferred CDS: inserted 2 bases in 2 codons; substituted 2 bases at 2 genomic stop codons), translating into MTLLPRLVRLEEAARQGPLHALVQPGLGERRPQPRREQRQGRVSRTWHRAREPLAAAGVLHGLSHLGRAAQSPRASCRILRPGTWGDPXRTLGHHXREVQRVCTGVSGDRAQKERDSHLLAWRKILLPGXKTTLEEQGWGAGGFPQAAAPFLLQKQGRKRAFRPGSXNPSSGPSRPTRGRLEARSSGRDEAWEAQRLTGHGCFPSARKEKSLQSGPRLRLRCPSRGRERACRRLLLGACHPRHTLRGDKALGGCGGDTPRAGGCKPAAPSGPSR